In Castanea sativa cultivar Marrone di Chiusa Pesio chromosome 6, ASM4071231v1, a single window of DNA contains:
- the LOC142638127 gene encoding putative membrane-associated kinase regulator 4 — protein MAVNLLSCEQADDDYIDMEVSSYSHFLSHSLSSPPHPREFEFQMSSISQEREPTTSPADELFYKGKLLPLHLPPRIQMVEKLLQNSSPAYDTRKDFFEEFYSTPLTTSAPTPNYSTPFESCNISPSESCTVSGELNPDDYLYEYSNEVSGFIGEHPKKSWTKKLKQSSLGLKLKASRAYLKSFFSKSGCSHESCTAATKDADEGSVSKAKECMNKYMKESKKIPFGQIYKDKCLTSTSSVRSVDKEKSAEIGIVGRHRRSFSMAIKRHSTKKSSSSSESSGSSSSSSSNNSNGFHELQFLKRCNSARSDIEISIQGAIAHCKQSQQLFHSRKTVTEVGFYSLSTSRIAVLEDQERPDLCRG, from the coding sequence ATGGCTGTGAACCTCCTTTCATGTGAGCAAGCAGATGATGACTACATTGACATGGAAGTAAGCTCATACTCTCACTTCCTTTCCCATTCTTTAAGCTCCCCTCCACACCCCAGAGAATTTGAGTTCCAAATGTCTTCCATCTCTCAAGAGAGAGAGCCTACAACTTCACCAGCTGATGAGCTCTTCTACAAAGGAAAGCTCCTTCCTCTTCACCTCCCACCACGTATACAAATGGTAGAAAAACTCTTGCAAAACTCCAGTCCTGCTTATGATACAAGAAAAGACTTCTTTGAAGAATTCTATAGCACCCCATTAACCACTAGTGCCCCAACACCAAATTATAGTACCCCATTTGAGTCCTGCAACATCTCACCCTCGGAATCATGCACGGTCAGTGGAGAGCTGAACCCAGATGATTATCTCTACGAGTATTCCAATGAGGTCAGTGGCTTCATTGGTGAACACCCAAAAAAGTCTTGGACCAAAAAGCTCAAGCAGTCCTCTCTTGGCTTAAAGCTGAAGGCATCCAGGGCTTACCTCAAGTCCTTCTTCAGCAAATCCGGTTGCTCCCACGAGTCCTGCACAGCTGCTACAAAGGATGCAGATGAAGGATCGGTTTCAAAAGCCAAGGAATGTATGAATAAGTACATGAAGGAGTCTAAGAAAATCCCATTTGGACAAATTTACAAGGACAAATGCTTAACTTCAACTAGTAGTGTGAGGAGCGTTGACAAAGAAAAGAGTGCAGAGATTGGTATTGTTGGTCGCCATAGGAGATCATTCTCCATGGCTATCAAACGCCATTCGACAAAGAAGTCTTCATCCTCTTCAGAATCATCtggatcttcttcatcttcaagcTCAAACAATTCAAATGGATTCCATGAGTTGCAATTTCTCAAGAGATGTAACAGTGCTAGGTCAGATATTGAGATATCAATCCAAGGAGCAATTGCTCATTGCAAGCAGTCTCAGCAGCTCTTCCATTCCAGAAAGACTGTAACTGAAGTTGGGTTTTACTCATTGTCAACTTCAAGGATTGCAGTTCTTGAAGATCAAGAAAGGCCAGACCTTTGCAGgggctga